gttcgatgaggacgaccgtggagcaactcagccggcgagcgaccatctcggggctgagagcgatacgatgacaaaaagagcaacaacgcgtcctcccgagaatgcgactctttcaacttcaacatctgtgacttgaaagtccggaccaatcgttcagcggcaccgtttgactgaggcgaaaacggcgcggatgtcagatgttgaataccattggcctggcagaatgactgaaattctgcggacatgaattgtgggccattgtcggaaacaatagtctgcggaaaccttcaatgcaaaaaatagcggataacgcttgcatggtggcagaagacgtcgtggaagacatccggacaacaaaaggaaaattactgagggcatctaccacaaccaaccatcgagcattccagaatggaccagcaaaatcgatgtgcatgcgctgccaaggggaagtggcttttggccatgcaatgactttccgcggcggtgcggattgttgttcggcacacgccatgcaagaagaacacatattcgtaatcgcagcatcgattccgaaccaagtacagtgctgacgagcaagttgtttcgttcgcactataccccaatgtccttggtgaagaagccgtaagacagaggactgtaacgaacgtgggaccacgactctggactgatcattatcagaacgcaacaacaaaacaccacgtcgaacaaaaagtctctccctatgagcaaaaagtcggcgaaccaacggatcctcgatccgagactttgacaaaggccattgcgtagcaacaaaacgcaaaacggtagcaaggaccgggtcagcagctgtggctgtagctacacgacgaaaatcaatcggaaacgattcgaccacttcatcggtttccgcatcaatgaacatgcaagcaagttcggaagaatcgaatgctttatcctcagcaacaggcaaacgggacaacgcatcggcgtttccgtgcttagcagtggaccgatacaagatatcgtagcggtactgcgagaggaaaatagaccagcgaatgaatttctgcgctgtacgcggaggtacaggcttgttcggatgaaaaagcgacgtcaaaggtttgtggtctgtgatgatggtaaagtgacgaccatacaagaaatcatggaacttagtaacaccaaatacgagagccaaagcttctttctctatctgtgaataatttctttgcgcagacgagagcaattttgacgcaaaggcaacagggcgatcatgcgagccaactttgtgcgcaagcacagcaccgatcccgaaatccgatgcatctaccatcaacaaaaggggtttctggggatcgaatggcgtaaggcaagtattagaaagcaacgccgatttcaactggcgaaaggcgcgttcgcattccgtcgcccagacgaacggaacactcttacggcgtaagctatgaagcggagctgaaatggaagaggcattgcgcacattcactcacaccttgtgatgctaaatcgtgtaatgatctggcgacctcaacacgcaatgcgtgaggaacattgcgcgctctgaaaaatttcggttgcgcgtttactttcagttccaaatgtgctgcatagttcttagcgcaaccaaggcccggtgcaaaaatgtctgcaaattcttcacacagacgagaaacactgtctgaaggcacagtctgattcactgataggacctgatttactatagacatgttaaacaattgaaataaatctaaaccaaacaagttcactgcagtagaagaacgaagaacgtaaaatgacacaagttttgtttgtcccttgtatgttgcaagaagagtgcactgtccgaacacaaggataagctgtcctgaataactttttaactgaacatttgcggcatgcaacggaggtttgcccagttgtttgtacgtgtcgtgattgagcagtgaaactgcagctccggtatcgagctggaatggtatgaccttgccattaaagtccaaatctacaaaaagtttattgtcctgctgacgacaagagcgactgtctcgtgcaatttgaactgatacaggcacagcatcacttgctaattgccgtgatttccggcgacgtcgacgcacactttttgtgggacgaacacagtcactgttagaaagagtggcactgggcggagtggaattaaccacatgaatgtccatgggcgaaggttcacgagtctgagtgtccttggttcgattccggcgcgaagcaaaaggcctggaatgattgtgattgtctgatctgagctttttctggcaaacactttgaacatgtcctgacttattacagaagaagcaaatagcttggcgtgacgggcaattcgcacgcgaatgtctagttgcacaccgcgggcatgatttcactgcatttgcccgctttcgcgggacacgtggttgggcggacgtgcgcgaaggctgtttacagttccttgcagcgcgcccggcgggccggttaatgcgacacacagctggcgaagtttcaaatgattcccgagcgaagtcaagtgtgtcttgtctatccaatatgtctatcacttgttgaagggagggattaactagtttcaaaatttgctcccgtatacgaacatcagaaacgttctgtgcaattgcatcacgcaccatagtatctgaataaggaaggccacagtcacattcaaacgcacaatcccttgtaaggccatgcaatgttgcaacccactccctattagtttgaccggccgtacgtttcgtacgaaagaacgtatacctttttgcaactacattaactgtttctttgaaataggcgtccaatgccgacaaaatttcatcgtaggacagagttgctacgtcgcgtcggggaaacaatttcactatcacacggtacgtttgcacgccgacacaagacaataagtgaggctgccgctcgttaccttgaattctgtaggcggcgagatgaaatccaaactggcgtgaccattccgtccaggattcgacgtctgcttgaaaattacggaatggcggtgcaactgcatgttgtggctgcggtagcggtgaagcggcggctgccgcatcggtttgaatggcacgttgaccctggacgagctgtccaagggcatctaataacgcctgcgtctgctgattctgcaagcgataaaattcggacagtacatctggcgaagccatgacacaagtaaatgtaagcaattagaaagaacacgtttccctcgttgccaatgatgtgttggtaaatgtgccaacaccttgtagattgaggaggccgaaatgcacgctatctaacgcagacgggcgtgaattctggaacaggataagtagtgaatgctaataagaaaagtatgcagctcctcgaatacttatctttattccatccttgtggtacatcgctcttgataatacaaataagactatcttcagatacggttaatggcgccttgctaggtcgtagtcatggacttagctgaaggctattctaactgtctgtcggcaaatgagagaaaggcttcgtcagtgtagtcgctagcaaggtcgtagtacaactggggcgagtgctagtccgtatctcgagacctgccttgtggtggcgctcggtctgcgatcacacagtggcgacacgcgggtccgacatgtactaaatggaccgcggccgatttaagctatcaccaagcaagtgtggtgtctgtcggtgacaccacaattatcgtgtaaccactccgccacaggccgtgcattaagaacaggtgctcgatcgtgttgaaagatgcaatcaccatctctgaattgctcttcaacagtgggaagcaagaaggtgcttaaaacatcaatgtaggcctatgctgtgataacgccacgcaaaacaataaggggtgcaggccccctccatgaaaaacacgactacaccataacaccaccgcctccgaattttactgttggcactacacacgctggcagatgacgtttacaggCATTCGTCATacacacaccccgccatcggaacgccacattgtgtaccgtgattcgttactccacacaacgtttttccaatgctCAGTCGTCCAATaatatatactccttacaccaagtgagacatcgtttggcatttaccggcgtgatatgtggtttatgagcagctgctcgaccatgaaatccaagttttctcacctcccacgtaactgtgatagtacttgttgttgttgttttttggggaaggataccagacactgaggtcatcggtctcatcggattagggaaggacggggaaggaagtcggccgtgcccgttcaaaggaaccatcccggcatttgcatggagcgatttagggaaatcacggaaaacctaaagcaggatggccgaacgcgggattgaaccgtcggcatcccgaatgcgagtccagtgtgctagctactgcgccacctcactcggtgtgtcataatacttgcagtagatcctgatgcagtttggaattcttgtgtgatggtccggatagatattacgcattgcgaccctcttcaactgtcggcggtctctgtcagtcaacacacgacgtctcttcacgttaccacttcactatcacatcggaaacagtggacctagggatgtttaggagtgtggaaatctctcgtacagacgtatgacacccaatcaaccgaccacgttcgaagtcagggagtcccgcggagcgccacattctgccctctcacgatgtctaatcaccactgaggtcgcttatatgaagtacctggcagtaggtggcggcacaatacacctaatatgaaaaaggtatgttttagggggtgtccggatacttttgatcacatagtgtatgttaaagTTAAGATGGTTGTCCTGAGAGGACTGGACTCGCTGTGGGCCAATTGTGTAACACTATTAATTCAGAGAATAAGACCAAATGAGGAATTCTGAGCCACTTGTGAATCTCAAACCATATAACGCTTATAACTGACACAGTTTTCTTCGTGTGCTAATGTACAAACGAATCAGGTAACTTCCAGTGAGAAGACTCTTATTTAAACATCAACATCAGGAGGGAGAATTCTATAACACTGTCCATAGCCACATCCAAACCATTTGCAGTGAAACTTTTTCTTTACAGCCCTATTGCTAATACGAGGACCTCAACGCTATCTTGTAGAACAGAAGACACCTTTATTCAAACCATATATTAAGTTCATAATCTCAAAACTTTGTTTGCTAATAACAGGCCTGCCTATTATTTATCTGCTGCCAACCATTACCAGTACTGTTCAGATTTGATGTTTTTTACACCTCTGGTGCCACTCGCAAACTAATAATGCTCAATATCAACTATCACAATTTATGAATTTTATAATATAAGTTCTAGGTGAATAATGTTGTTTGTAGTATAATAATGCAGCTAAATCCATCGTGGTTGCCCCAGGTGGACGCTACCAAGATTGATCGAGCCCGTGACGAGTTAGAGGAAGGGGCATTCAAGAGTCTCCTGTATGCTGTCGAAGTGGACGAAGCCAGTAAACAGTTACAGGAAAGCGCAGCCGACAGTGTCATGGATGCCACCGAGATGGAGCGCAACAGTGACGATGTGGAGGAGGGAGGAGCTGAGAGTCTCATTGATGATGACAGGATGGACCAAGCACATGAAGACGTGGAGGAGGCAGTAGCTGAGACTCTCGCTGGTGCTGCGAAGATGGACCAAGCACGTGACGAATCAGAGGAGAGTGTAGCTGACAGTCTCACAGATGATGACAGGATGGAACAAGCACATGAAGACGTGGAGGAGGCAGTAGCTGAGAGTCTCGCTGGTGCTGCGAAGATGGACCAAGCACGTGACGAATCACAGGAGAGTGTAGCTGACAGTCTCACAGATGATGACAGGATGGACCAAGCACATGAAGACGTGGAGGAGGGAGTAGCTGAGAGTCTCGCTGGTGCTGCGAAGATGGACCAAGCACGTGACGAATCACAGGAGAGTGTAGCTGACAGTCTCATAGATGATGACAGGATGGAACAAGCACATGAAGACGTGGAGGAGGCAGTAGCTGAGACTCTCGCTGGTGCTGCGAAGATGGACCAAGCACGTGACGAATCAGAGGAGACTGTAGCTGACAGTCTCGCAGATGATGACAGGATGGAACAAGCACATGAAGACGTGGAGGAGGCAGTAGCTGAGAGTCTCGCTGGTGCTGCGAAGATGGACCAAGCACGTGACGAATCGCAGGAGAGTGTAGCTGACAGTCTCACAGATGATGACAGGATGGACCAAGCACACGAAGACGTGGAGGAGGGAGTAGCTGAGAGTCTCGCTGGTGCTGCGAAGATGGACCAAGCACGTGACGAATCAGAGGAGACTGTAGCTGACAGTCTCGCAGATGATGACAGGATGGAACAAGCACATGAAGACGTGGAGGAGGCAGTAGCTGAGAGTCTCGCTGGTGCTGCGAAGATGGACCAAGCACGTGACGAATCGCAGGAGAGTGTAGCTGACAGTCTCACAGATGATGACAGGATGGACCAAGCACATGAAGACGTGGAGGAGACAGTAGCTGAGAGTCTCGCTGGTGCTGCGAAGATGGACCAAGCACGTGACGAATCACAGGAGAGTGTAGCTGCCAGTCTCACAGATGATGACAGGATGGACCAAGCACATGAAGAATTAGAGGAGTTGGCAGCGGAGACTCAAATGGATACTGCCAAGATGGAGCAAGTTTATGAAGGGGAGGCAGCTTAGAGTCTCAGCAGCCATCCTTCGGGTGCCATTTCCACCCAATGAAAAAAATAGTTTCTATGTTTCTCAAGTTCTTGTTTTCAGTTTTGGTTATGTTTACTTTACTGTTTTCGTTTTCGTTCAGTGTTTTCGTTTTCTGTTGCGTTCacattaattttgtttctgtttcttcatttttcaattttcgtTAGCAACCTTTggattatttaaaacaaaaaaatgaattttacGTATTTCAACGACTGTTGTCTCGTTTCTTTAGTGTGCACCAGCAACAAAAATTGTTGGTGAACCGAAAGTACCTTTGACTTTCAGTTTATTCTATAACTGGCTGTGTTTTCTGCCTTTACAAGCAATCAAAAACACTCTAATGAACCCTAAGAGCAGATTAAGGTATTTGGAAATCTCGTGTCAGTGGCTTCGAGAGCTTCGTCTGTGATACACAAACAAGCGTAATCATTAACAATTGTTACTTTCACTTCTAGACTGCACACTTCACGTAGTGCCCAAGGACACACTCTGATGTAGTTGTTAGAAAAGGTTATATAATCAGCCACAATGTCATTGTAGCTCACTACCTCTAATCGTTCTGGATGGCATCGTGGCATTTCACAATTGTCCCCACTTGTGACCAATCAGTGTGAGGCGTATTTAATGGCTACAAGACGTACAGCAGAGCGTTCGATTAGAGACGATGAAAGAGCATTGCGAAGATTGCTATAATTTGACCTCTTCTATGTAGCTTATTTCTTTATAATACAAGCGTACATCCTTATATTGAGAGTTGACAGATTTGCAACGTATTGTTTGTGATTCTATCTGCGTCTCCATTGAGCATCTTTCTCGTTTATGTAAGAATACTGTcatgaattcctgaaatatgttaacAGAAGCCATGTTGCCATGGGGAGGATTTGCCTCCCTTTATTTTCCGATATGAGTAGCTATACGATTCTGCGCGAATAATACATAAGCGTTACGTTGCGGTGTTtcagttttcctttctttccacCTTTGTAAAATCCCTAGAGAGGATAAGTACGGTAGGACCGGTGCTGGAATTAATCTTGCAATGGAGAGAACCTGTATTTACGGGTCCATATTCGAGCATTTATCCTTCTCT
This genomic interval from Schistocerca serialis cubense isolate TAMUIC-IGC-003099 chromosome 8, iqSchSeri2.2, whole genome shotgun sequence contains the following:
- the LOC126417042 gene encoding FK506-binding protein 5-like codes for the protein MQLNPSWLPQVDATKIDRARDELEEGAFKSLLYAVEVDEASKQLQESAADSVMDATEMERNSDDVEEGGAESLIDDDRMDQAHEDVEEAVAETLAGAAKMDQARDESEESVADSLTDDDRMEQAHEDVEEAVAESLAGAAKMDQARDESQESVADSLTDDDRMDQAHEDVEEGVAESLAGAAKMDQARDESQESVADSLIDDDRMEQAHEDVEEAVAETLAGAAKMDQARDESEETVADSLADDDRMEQAHEDVEEAVAESLAGAAKMDQARDESQESVADSLTDDDRMDQAHEDVEEGVAESLAGAAKMDQARDESEETVADSLADDDRMEQAHEDVEEAVAESLAGAAKMDQARDESQESVADSLTDDDRMDQAHEDVEETVAESLAGAAKMDQARDESQESVAASLTDDDRMDQAHEELEELAAETQMDTAKMEQVYEGEAA